In Synechococcus sp. CC9616, the following are encoded in one genomic region:
- a CDS encoding UbiD family decarboxylase: MALFGSGSATRDLRGFLNLLDQKGQLRRITAPVDPDLELAAIADRVLAMGGPALLFENVIGSSMPVAVNTLGTVERVVWSMGLERAEQLEELGSRLALLQQPRPPKGLQETKQFARVFWDLIKARPDRDLTPPCRQEVFRGDEVDLNNIPLIRPWPGDAGGVITLGLVITKDPETGVPNVGVYRLQRQSVNTMTVHWLSVRGGARHLRKAAALGRKLEVAVAIGVHPLLVMAAATPIPVQLSEWLFAGIYAGEGVRLTPCKTLDLQVPSHSEVVLEGTITPGEVLPDGPFGDHMGFYGGVEDSPLVRFHCMTQRRDPVFLTTFSGRPPKEEAMLAIALNRIYTPILRQQIPEITDFFLPMEALSYKLAVISIDKAYPGQAKRAAMAFWSALPQFTYTKFVVVVDNHINVRDPRQVVWAIAAQVDPQRDLFTLADTPFDSLDFASEQLGLGGRLAIDATTKVGPEKNHDWGEPLSRPAELEQRISQRWSELGLDDLGSDEPDPSLFGYALDRLIQTINTAP; encoded by the coding sequence ATGGCCCTGTTCGGATCGGGATCGGCCACCCGCGACCTCCGCGGCTTCCTGAATCTCCTTGATCAAAAAGGTCAGCTGCGACGAATCACGGCACCGGTTGACCCTGATCTGGAACTGGCTGCCATCGCTGATCGCGTGCTGGCCATGGGGGGGCCTGCCCTGCTGTTCGAGAACGTGATCGGCTCCTCCATGCCGGTGGCCGTCAACACCCTCGGAACGGTGGAACGGGTGGTGTGGAGCATGGGATTGGAGCGGGCCGAGCAACTCGAAGAACTCGGCAGCCGTCTGGCCTTGCTGCAGCAGCCAAGGCCGCCCAAGGGATTACAGGAAACGAAGCAGTTCGCACGCGTGTTCTGGGATCTGATCAAGGCCAGGCCGGATCGAGATCTCACGCCCCCCTGCCGCCAGGAGGTGTTTCGCGGCGACGAGGTGGATCTCAACAACATTCCCTTGATCCGTCCCTGGCCGGGCGACGCCGGCGGTGTGATCACGCTCGGGCTGGTGATCACCAAGGATCCGGAAACGGGCGTCCCAAACGTGGGTGTCTACCGGCTGCAACGTCAGTCGGTGAACACGATGACCGTGCATTGGCTGAGTGTGCGGGGCGGAGCCCGCCACCTCCGTAAGGCGGCGGCTCTTGGTCGCAAACTTGAGGTCGCCGTCGCCATCGGCGTGCATCCGCTGCTGGTGATGGCTGCGGCCACACCCATTCCGGTTCAGCTGAGCGAATGGTTGTTTGCGGGGATCTATGCCGGCGAAGGCGTGCGGCTCACGCCATGCAAAACGCTTGATCTGCAAGTGCCGAGCCACAGCGAGGTGGTTCTTGAAGGGACGATCACGCCCGGAGAGGTGCTTCCGGACGGGCCATTTGGTGATCACATGGGCTTCTACGGCGGCGTTGAAGACTCACCATTGGTGCGCTTCCATTGCATGACGCAGCGCCGCGACCCTGTGTTTCTGACCACGTTCAGCGGTCGCCCTCCAAAAGAAGAGGCGATGTTGGCCATCGCCCTGAACCGGATCTACACACCGATCCTGCGCCAGCAGATCCCCGAAATCACCGATTTCTTCCTGCCCATGGAGGCCCTCAGTTACAAGCTCGCGGTGATCTCGATCGACAAGGCCTATCCCGGACAGGCCAAGCGGGCCGCCATGGCCTTCTGGAGTGCCCTTCCACAGTTCACTTACACAAAGTTTGTTGTGGTGGTCGATAACCACATCAACGTCCGCGATCCCCGCCAGGTTGTCTGGGCGATCGCAGCCCAGGTGGATCCACAGAGGGATCTCTTCACCCTGGCGGATACGCCTTTCGACAGCCTCGATTTCGCCAGCGAACAACTTGGCCTTGGCGGACGTCTCGCCATCGATGCCACCACGAAAGTGGGGCCCGAGAAGAACCATGACTGGGGCGAACCTCTGAGTCGACCAGCGGAGCTAGAGCAGCGCATCAGCCAACGATGGAGCGAACTCGGCCTTGATGACCTCGGCAGCGACGAACCGGATCCGAGCTTGTTCGGCTACGCCCTGGATCGCTTGATCCAGACAATCAACACCGCCCCATAG
- a CDS encoding 2-phosphosulfolactate phosphatase family protein, with protein sequence MQVLYFHVPAEMPADCQPEGAVVIDVLRATTTIAWALHNGAEAVEAFADLQHLNAAAEAWTASPRLLLGERGGQMLAGFDLGNSPVAVVPETVGGKRLFMSTTNGTRALDRVRDVPLLLTAALPNREAVAQRLQSKQPETVAIVGSGWEGAYSLEDSLAAGALGARLKDLDPEGVVIANDELTAAIALWDQWKENPEGCLRAASHGQRLIRLGDHDADFRCCAGLDQLSVVPTQVEPGVLKAA encoded by the coding sequence ATGCAGGTCCTTTATTTCCATGTACCCGCTGAGATGCCAGCGGATTGCCAGCCCGAGGGGGCTGTGGTGATCGATGTCCTGCGGGCGACGACCACCATTGCCTGGGCCCTTCACAACGGCGCTGAAGCGGTGGAGGCGTTTGCGGATTTACAGCATCTCAACGCTGCGGCTGAGGCCTGGACTGCCAGCCCCCGGTTGCTCTTGGGCGAACGAGGTGGCCAGATGTTGGCCGGCTTTGACCTCGGGAATTCGCCCGTGGCCGTGGTTCCAGAAACCGTCGGCGGAAAACGCTTGTTCATGAGCACCACCAACGGCACCCGCGCCCTGGATCGCGTGCGGGACGTTCCACTGCTGTTGACGGCTGCCCTGCCCAATCGGGAGGCGGTTGCTCAGCGCTTGCAGAGCAAGCAACCGGAAACAGTGGCCATCGTTGGTAGTGGATGGGAGGGGGCCTATTCCCTGGAAGATTCCCTCGCAGCCGGAGCCCTTGGCGCCAGGCTCAAGGACCTCGATCCAGAGGGGGTTGTCATCGCCAACGATGAGCTCACGGCTGCAATCGCCCTCTGGGATCAGTGGAAGGAAAATCCAGAGGGTTGTTTGCGTGCGGCCAGCCATGGTCAGCGCCTGATTCGTCTCGGTGATCACGACGCAGACTTCCGCTGCTGTGCCGGTCTCGATCAGCTCAGTGTGGTGCCGACTCAGGTGGAGCCCGGTGTCCTGAAGGCAGCGTGA